A DNA window from Pseudorasbora parva isolate DD20220531a chromosome 5, ASM2467924v1, whole genome shotgun sequence contains the following coding sequences:
- the LOC137074990 gene encoding zona pellucida sperm-binding protein 4-like isoform X1, which translates to MAGSWCAVQSLALCVWFCAFCHAVPQWSNLPQNPQALMLQQTDQRLQKQVGQQFPQWVQQQANQQVQKQASQQSSQWVQQQANQQVQKQASQQSSQWVQQQANQQVQKQASQQSSQWVQTQANQQVQKQASQQSSQWVQQQANQQVQKQASQQSSQWVQTQANQQVQKQASQQIQQQVQSKQPVVQAEPLDKCAVADYEQIQCGPDGISAADCGALNCCFNGQQCYYGKAVTVQCIRDGQFVVVVARDVTLPRLSLDSVRLLGGSDPPCSPVGSTPSFAIYQFPVTACGTSMMEDSGYVVYENRMTSSYEVGVGPLGSITRDSHFELLFQCRYSGTSVEALVVEVNTVPAPPPVAASGPLRVELRLANGQCVTKGCAEGDEAYTSYYSDADYPITKVLREPVFVEVRMLERTDPNIVLMLGRCWATSTPSPLSLPQWDLLVDGCPYRDDRYLTTLVPVAGFSGLQFPTHYKRFVVKMFTFVDPASLAPLQETLFIHCSTAVCHPSSGSCEQSCARKRRDADVKTVSIGQTVVSSGEVTLVM; encoded by the exons ATGGCAGGAAGTTGGTGTGCAGTGCAGTCTCTGGCactttgtgtgtggttttgtgctTTCTGTCATGCTGTTCCACAGTGGAGTAATCTGCCCCAGAATCCTCAAGCTCTGATGTTACAGCAAACTGACCAGCGGCTTCAGAAGCAAGTTGGTCAACAGtttcctcagtgggttcaacaacaagctaatcagcaggttcagaaacaagctagtcaacagtcttctcagtgggttcaacaacaagctaatcagcaggttcaaaaacaagctagtcaacagtcttctcagtgggttcaacaacaagctaatcagcaggttcaaaaacaagctagtcaacagtCTTCTCAGTGGGTTCAGACacaagctaatcagcag gttcagaaacaagctagtcaacagtcttctcagtgggttcaacaacaagctaatcagcaggttcaaaaacaagctagtcaacagtCTTCTCAGTGGGTTCAGACacaagctaatcagcaggttcagaaacaagctagtcaacagaTTCAACAGCAGGTTCAGTCTAAGCAGCCAGTGGTGCAGGCAGAGCCCCTTGACAAATGTGCTGTAGCTGATTATGAGCAGATCCAATGTGGCCCAGATGGTATCAGTGCTGCTGACTGTGGAGCGCTCAACTGCTGCTTTAACGGACAGCAGTGTTACTATGGGAAGGCAG TGACTGTCCAGTGTATAAGAGATGGTCAGTTTGTGGTAGTGGTGGCTAGAGATGTCACACTGCCTCGATTGAGCCTGGATTCAGTCCGTCTCCTGGGTGGAAGCGACCCAccttgcagtcctgtgggatccaCACCTTCCTTTGCTATATACCAGTTCCCTGTCACTGCATGTGGCACGAGCATGATG GAGGACAGtggatatgtggtgtatgaaaacagaatgacctcctcgtatgaagtgggtgtcggaccacttggttccatcacaagggacagccattttga GCTTCTCTTCCAGTGTAGGTACTCTGGTACTTCTGTGGAAGCTCTGGTCGTGGAGGTCAACACTGTTCCTGCACCTCCACCAGTAGCTGCTTCTGGACCCCTCAGGGTGGAGCTTAGACTGGCAAATGGTCAATGTGTCACCAAAGGCTGTGCAGAAG GGGATGAGGCGTACACGTCCTACTACAGTGATGCTGATTATCCGATCACAAAAGTCCTGCGGGAGCCTGTGTTTGTTGAGGTGCGCATGTTGGAGAGGACTGACCCCAACATTGTCCTGATGCTGGGACGTTGCTGGGCAACATCAACCCCCAGTCCACTCAGTCTACCCCAGTGGGACCTTCTGGTCGATGG ATGCCCTTACCGGGATGACCGTTACCTGACCACACTGGTTCCGGTGGCTGGATTTTCTGGTCTTCAGTTCCCAACCCACTACAAGCGCTTTGTTGTGAAGATGTTCACATTTGTGGATCCAGCATCACTGGCTCCTCTGCAGGAAACC CTCTTCATCCACTGTAGTACAGCGGTGTGCCATCCCTCTTCTGGCTCCTGTGAGCAAAGCTGCGCTAGGAAAA GAAGAGATGCTGATGTCAAGACCGTCTCCATTGGACAAACTGTGGTGTCTAGTGGAGAAGTTACCCTGGTCATGTGA
- the LOC137075927 gene encoding zona pellucida sperm-binding protein 4-like, which yields MAGSRCAVQSLALCVWFCAFCHAVPQWSNLPQNPQALMLQQTDQRLQKQVGQQFPQWVQQQANQQVQKQASQQSSQWVQTQANQQVQKQASQQSPQWVQTQANQQVQKQASQQSPQWVQQQASQQIQQQVQSKQPVVQAEPLDKCAVADYEQIQCGPDGISAADCGALNCCFNGQQCYYGKAVTVQCIRDGQFVVVVARDVTLPRLSLDSVRLLGGNDPPCSPVGSTPSFAIYQFPVTACGTSMMEDSGYVVYENRMTSSYEVGVGPLGSITRDSHFELLFQCRYSGTSVEALVVEVNTVPAPPPVAASGPLRVELRLANGQCVTKGCAEGDEAYTSYYSDADYPITKVLREPVFVEVRMLERTDPNIVLMLGRCWATSTPSPLSLPQWDLLVDGCPYRDDRYLTTLVPVAGFSGLQFPTHYKRFVVKMFTFVDPASLAPLQETIFIHCSTAVCHPSSGSCEQSCARKRRDADVKTVSIGQTVVSSGEVTLVM from the exons ATGGCAGGAAGTCGGTGTGCAGTGCAGTCTCTGGCactttgtgtgtggttttgtgctTTCTGTCATGCTGTTCCACAGTGGAGTAATCTGCCCCAGAATCCTCAAGCTCTGATGTTACAGCAAACTGACCAGCGGCTTCAGAAGCAAGTTGGTCAACAGtttcctcagtgggttcaacaacaagctaatcagcaggttcagaaacaagctagtcaacagtCTTCTCAGTGGGTTCAGACacaagctaatcagcaggttcagaaacaagctagtcaacagtctcctcagtgggttcagacacaagctaatcagcaggttcagaaacaagctagtcaacagtCTCCTCAATGGGTTCAAcaacaagctagtcaacagaTTCAACAGCAGGTTCAGTCTAAGCAGCCAGTGGTGCAGGCAGAGCCCCTTGACAAATGTGCTGTAGCTGATTATGAGCAGATCCAATGTGGCCCAGATGGTATCAGTGCTGCTGACTGTGGAGCGCTCAACTGCTGCTTTAACGGACAGCAGTGTTACTATGGGAAGGCAG TGACTGTCCAGTGTATAAGAGATGGTCAGTTTGTGGTAGTGGTGGCTAGAGATGTCACACTGCCTCGATTGAGCCTGGATTCAGTCCGTCTCCTGGGTGGAAACGACCCAccttgcagtcctgtgggatccaCACCTTCCTTTGCTATATACCAGTTCCCTGTCACTGCATGTGGCACGAGCATGATG GAGGACAGtggatatgtggtgtatgaGAACCGAATGACCTCCTCGTATGAAGTGGGTGTCGGACCACTTGGTTCCATcacaagggacagccattttga GCTTCTCTTCCAGTGTAGGTACTCTGGTACTTCTGTGGAAGCTCTGGTTGTGGAGGTCAACACTGTTCCTGCACCTCCACCAGTAGCTGCTTCTGGACCCCTCAGGGTGGAGCTTAGACTGGCAAATGGTCAATGTGTCACCAAAGGCTGTGCAGAAG GGGATGAGGCGTACACATCCTACTACAGTGATGCTGATTATCCGATCACAAAAGTCCTGCGGGAGCCTGTGTTTGTTGAGGTGCGCATGTTGGAGAGGACTGACCCCAACATTGTCCTGATGCTGGGACGTTGCTGGGCAACATCAACCCCCAGTCCACTCAGTCTACCCCAGTGGGACCTTCTGGTCGATGG ATGCCCTTACCGGGATGACCGTTACCTGACCACACTGGTTCCGGTGGCTGGATTTTCTGGTCTTCAGTTCCCAACCCACTACAAGCGGTTTGTTGTGAAGATGTTCACATTTGTGGATCCAGCATCACTGGCTCCTCTGCAGGAAACC ATCTTCATCCACTGTAGTACAGCGGTGTGCCATCCCTCTTCTGGCTCCTGTGAGCAAAGCTGTGCTAGGAAAA gaaGAGATGCTGATGTCAAGACCGTCTCCATTGGACAAACTGTGGTGTCTAGTGGAGAAGTTACCCTGGTCATGTGA
- the LOC137074991 gene encoding zona pellucida sperm-binding protein 4-like has translation MAGSWCAVQSLALCVWFCAFCHAVPQWSNLPQNPQALMLQQTDQRLQKQVGQQFPQWVQQQANQQVQKQASQQSSQWVQQQANQQVQKQASQQSSQWVQTQANQQVQKQASQQSPQWVQQQASQQIQQQVPQQVQSKQPVVQAEPLDKCAVADYEQIQCGPDGISAADCGALNCCFNGQQCYYGKAVTVQCIRDGQFVVVVARDVTLPRLSLDSVRLLGGNDPPCSPVGSTPSFAIYQFPVTACGTSMMEDSGYVVYENRMTSSYEVGVGPLGSITRDSHFELLFQCRYSGTSVEALVVEVNTVPAPPPVSASGPLRVELRLANGQCVTKGCAEGDEAYTSYYSDADYPITKVLREPVFVEVRMLERTDPNIVLMLGRCWATSTPSPLSLPQWDLLVDGCPYRDDRYLTTLVPVAGYSGLQFPTHYKRFVVKMFTFVDPAPLAPLQETIFIHCSTAVCHPSSGSCEQSCARKRRDADVKTVSIGQAVVSSGEVTLVM, from the exons ATGGCAGGAAGTTGGTGTGCAGTGCAGTCTCTGGCactttgtgtgtggttttgtgctTTCTGTCATGCTGTTCCACAGTGGAGTAATCTGCCCCAGAATCCTCAAGCTCTGATGTTACAGCAAACTGACCAGCGGCTTCAGAAGCAAGTTGGTCAACAGtttcctcagtgggttcaacaacaagctaatcagcaggttcagaaacaagctagtcaacagtcgtctcagtgggttcaacaacaagctaatcagcaggttcaaaaacaagctagtcaacagtCTTCTCAGTGGGTTCAGACacaagctaatcagcaggttcagaaacaagctagtcaacagtctcctcagtgggttcagcaacaagctagtcaacagaTTCAACAGCAGGTTCCTCAGCAGGTTCAGTCTAAGCAGCCAGTGGTGCAGGCAGAGCCCCTTGACAAATGTGCTGTAGCTGATTATGAGCAGATCCAATGTGGCCCAGATGGTATCAGTGCTGCTGACTGTGGAGCGCTCAACTGCTGCTTTAACGGACAGCAGTGTTACTATGGGAAGGCAG TGACTGTCCAGTGTATAAGAGATGGTCAGTTTGTGGTAGTGGTGGCTAGAGATGTCACACTGCCTCGATTGAGCCTGGATTCAGTCCGTCTCCTGGGTGGAAACGACCCAccttgcagtcctgtgggatccaCACCTTCCTTTGCTATATACCAGTTCCCTGTCACTGCATGTGGCACGAGCATGATG GAGGACAGtggatatgtggtgtatgaAAACCGAATGACCTCCTCGTATGAAGTGGGTGTCGGACCACTTGGTTCCATcacaagggacagccattttga GCTTCTCTTCCAGTGTAGGTACTCTGGTACTTCTGTGGAAGCTCTGGTTGTGGAGGTCAACACTGTTCCTGCACCTCCACCAGTATCTGCTTCTGGACCCCTCAGGGTGGAGCTTAGACTGGCAAATGGTCAATGTGTCACCAAAGGCTGTGCAGAAG GGGATGAGGCGTACACGTCCTACTACAGTGATGCTGATTATCCGATCACAAAAGTCCTGCGGGAGCCTGTGTTTGTTGAGGTGCGCATGTTGGAGAGGACTGACCCCAACATTGTCCTGATGCTGGGACGTTGCTGGGCAACATCAACCCCCAGTCCACTCAGTCTACCCCAGTGGGACCTTCTGGTCGATGG ATGCCCTTACCGGGATGACCGTTACCTGACCACACTGGTTCCAGTGGCTGGATATTCTGGTCTTCAGTTCCCAACCCACTACAAGCGCTTTGTTGTGAAGATGTTCACATTTGTGGATCCAGCACCACTGGCTCCTCTGCAGGAAACC ATCTTCATCCACTGTAGTACAGCAGTGTGCCATCCCTCTTCTGGCTCCTGTGAGCAAAGCTGTGCTAGGAAAA GAAGAGATGCTGATGTCAAGACCGTCTCCATTGGACAAGCTGTGGTGTCTAGTGGAGAAGTTACCCTGGTCATGTGA
- the LOC137074990 gene encoding zona pellucida sperm-binding protein 4-like isoform X2 encodes MAGSWCAVQSLALCVWFCAFCHAVPQWSNLPQNPQALMLQQTDQRLQKQVGQQFPQWVQQQANQQVQKQASQQSSQWVQQQANQQVQKQASQQSSQWVQQQANQQVQKQASQQSSQWVQTQANQQVQKQASQQSSQWVQTQANQQVQKQASQQIQQQVQSKQPVVQAEPLDKCAVADYEQIQCGPDGISAADCGALNCCFNGQQCYYGKAVTVQCIRDGQFVVVVARDVTLPRLSLDSVRLLGGSDPPCSPVGSTPSFAIYQFPVTACGTSMMEDSGYVVYENRMTSSYEVGVGPLGSITRDSHFELLFQCRYSGTSVEALVVEVNTVPAPPPVAASGPLRVELRLANGQCVTKGCAEGDEAYTSYYSDADYPITKVLREPVFVEVRMLERTDPNIVLMLGRCWATSTPSPLSLPQWDLLVDGCPYRDDRYLTTLVPVAGFSGLQFPTHYKRFVVKMFTFVDPASLAPLQETLFIHCSTAVCHPSSGSCEQSCARKRRDADVKTVSIGQTVVSSGEVTLVM; translated from the exons ATGGCAGGAAGTTGGTGTGCAGTGCAGTCTCTGGCactttgtgtgtggttttgtgctTTCTGTCATGCTGTTCCACAGTGGAGTAATCTGCCCCAGAATCCTCAAGCTCTGATGTTACAGCAAACTGACCAGCGGCTTCAGAAGCAAGTTGGTCAACAGtttcctcagtgggttcaacaacaagctaatcagcaggttcagaaacaagctagtcaacagtcttctcagtgggttcaacaacaagctaatcagcaggttcaaaaacaagctagtcaacagtcttctcagtgggttcaacaacaagctaatcagcaggttcaaaaacaagctagtcaacagtCTTCTCAGTGGGTTCAGACacaagctaatcagcag gttcaaaaacaagctagtcaacagtCTTCTCAGTGGGTTCAGACacaagctaatcagcaggttcagaaacaagctagtcaacagaTTCAACAGCAGGTTCAGTCTAAGCAGCCAGTGGTGCAGGCAGAGCCCCTTGACAAATGTGCTGTAGCTGATTATGAGCAGATCCAATGTGGCCCAGATGGTATCAGTGCTGCTGACTGTGGAGCGCTCAACTGCTGCTTTAACGGACAGCAGTGTTACTATGGGAAGGCAG TGACTGTCCAGTGTATAAGAGATGGTCAGTTTGTGGTAGTGGTGGCTAGAGATGTCACACTGCCTCGATTGAGCCTGGATTCAGTCCGTCTCCTGGGTGGAAGCGACCCAccttgcagtcctgtgggatccaCACCTTCCTTTGCTATATACCAGTTCCCTGTCACTGCATGTGGCACGAGCATGATG GAGGACAGtggatatgtggtgtatgaaaacagaatgacctcctcgtatgaagtgggtgtcggaccacttggttccatcacaagggacagccattttga GCTTCTCTTCCAGTGTAGGTACTCTGGTACTTCTGTGGAAGCTCTGGTCGTGGAGGTCAACACTGTTCCTGCACCTCCACCAGTAGCTGCTTCTGGACCCCTCAGGGTGGAGCTTAGACTGGCAAATGGTCAATGTGTCACCAAAGGCTGTGCAGAAG GGGATGAGGCGTACACGTCCTACTACAGTGATGCTGATTATCCGATCACAAAAGTCCTGCGGGAGCCTGTGTTTGTTGAGGTGCGCATGTTGGAGAGGACTGACCCCAACATTGTCCTGATGCTGGGACGTTGCTGGGCAACATCAACCCCCAGTCCACTCAGTCTACCCCAGTGGGACCTTCTGGTCGATGG ATGCCCTTACCGGGATGACCGTTACCTGACCACACTGGTTCCGGTGGCTGGATTTTCTGGTCTTCAGTTCCCAACCCACTACAAGCGCTTTGTTGTGAAGATGTTCACATTTGTGGATCCAGCATCACTGGCTCCTCTGCAGGAAACC CTCTTCATCCACTGTAGTACAGCGGTGTGCCATCCCTCTTCTGGCTCCTGTGAGCAAAGCTGCGCTAGGAAAA GAAGAGATGCTGATGTCAAGACCGTCTCCATTGGACAAACTGTGGTGTCTAGTGGAGAAGTTACCCTGGTCATGTGA
- the LOC137074990 gene encoding zona pellucida sperm-binding protein 4-like isoform X3 — protein MAGSWCAVQSLALCVWFCAFCHAVPQWSNLPQNPQALMLQQTDQRLQKQVGQQFPQWVQQQANQQVQKQASQQSSQWVQQQANQQVQKQASQQSSQWVQQQANQQVQKQASQQSSQWVQTQANQQVQKQASQQIQQQVQSKQPVVQAEPLDKCAVADYEQIQCGPDGISAADCGALNCCFNGQQCYYGKAVTVQCIRDGQFVVVVARDVTLPRLSLDSVRLLGGNDPPCSPVGSTPSFAIYQFPVTACGTSMMEDSGYVVYENRMTSSYEVGVGPLGSITRDSHFELLFQCRYSGTSVEALVVEVNTVPAPPPVAASGPLRVELRLANGQCVTKGCAEGDEAYTSYYSDADYPITKVLREPVFVEVRMLERTDPNIVLMLGRCWATSTPSPLSLPQWDLLVDGCPYRDDRYLTTLVPVAGFSGLQFPTHYKRFVVKMFTFVDPASLAPLQETIFIHCSTAVCHPSSGSCEQSCARKRRAADVKTVSIGQTVVSSGEVTLVM, from the exons ATGGCAGGAAGTTGGTGTGCAGTGCAGTCTCTGGCactttgtgtgtggttttgtgctTTCTGTCATGCTGTTCCACAGTGGAGTAATCTGCCCCAGAATCCTCAAGCTCTGATGTTACAGCAAACTGACCAGCGGCTTCAGAAGCAAGTTGGTCAACAGtttcctcagtgggttcaacaacaagctaatcagcaggttcagaaacaagctagtcaacagtcttctcagtgggttcaacaacaagctaatcagcaggttcaaaaacaagctagtcaacagtcttctcagtgggttcaacaacaagctaatcagcaggttcaaaaacaagctagtcaacagtCTTCTCAGTGGGTTCAGACacaagctaatcagcaggttcagaaacaagctagtcaacagaTTCAACAGCAGGTTCAGTCTAAGCAGCCAGTGGTGCAGGCAGAGCCCCTTGACAAATGTGCTGTAGCTGATTATGAGCAGATCCAATGTGGCCCAGATGGTATCAGTGCTGCTGACTGTGGAGCGCTCAACTGCTGCTTTAACGGACAGCAGTGTTACTATGGGAAGGCAG TGACTGTCCAGTGTATAAGAGATGGTCAGTTTGTGGTAGTGGTGGCTAGAGATGTCACACTGCCTCGATTGAGCCTGGATTCAGTCCGTCTCCTGGGTGGAAACGACCCAccttgcagtcctgtgggatccaCACCTTCCTTTGCTATATACCAGTTCCCTGTCACTGCATGTGGCACGAGCATGATG GAGGACAGtggatatgtggtgtatgaaaacagaatgacctcctcgtatgaagtgggtgtcggaccacttggttccatcacaagggacagccattttga GCTTCTCTTCCAGTGTAGGTACTCTGGTACTTCTGTGGAAGCTCTGGTTGTGGAGGTCAACACTGTTCCTGCACCTCCACCAGTAGCTGCTTCTGGACCCCTCAGGGTGGAGCTTAGACTGGCAAATGGTCAATGTGTCACCAAAGGCTGTGCGGAAG GGGATGAGGCGTACACGTCCTACTACAGTGATGCTGATTATCCGATCACAAAAGTCCTGCGGGAGCCTGTGTTTGTTGAGGTGCGCATGTTGGAGAGGACTGACCCCAACATTGTCCTGATGCTGGGACGTTGCTGGGCAACATCAACCCCCAGTCCACTCAGTCTACCCCAGTGGGACCTTCTGGTCGATGG ATGCCCTTACCGGGATGACCGTTACCTGACCACACTGGTTCCGGTGGCTGGATTTTCTGGTCTTCAGTTCCCAACCCACTACAAGCGCTTTGTTGTGAAGATGTTCACATTTGTGGATCCAGCATCACTGGCTCCTCTGCAGGAAACC ATCTTCATCCACTGTAGTACAGCGGTGTGCCATCCCTCTTCTGGCTCCTGTGAGCAAAGCTGCGCTAGGAAAA GAAGAGCTGCTGATGTCAAGACCGTCTCCATTGGACAAACTGTGGTGTCTAGTGGAGAAGTTACCCTGGTCATGTGA